Proteins from a genomic interval of Treponema brennaborense DSM 12168:
- a CDS encoding sensor histidine kinase: protein MKTSIRSRLLRSFFLSFCIMCVLILYVAVIVSAVVRSVAVSYKTNSELDAYYALLAQTELSLESYMKLRTYESIDNYYSFRSKLESHPAILCGKPSVELIGQKEYSILRFTESFIGYADKAVYARRANKNREADGNYIHAMKSFSLLTEAVSELSTLYFRNNITRYNQLLETVSDIMKNCASIILLIIVLNTVLIYMLVSRITQPLVEISDAAHQLAERNFDIPLFSYDKQDEIGNICRAFNRMIVSIREYIDTIWEKAINEAELRERESKMTALYQDAQLKALQAQINPHFLFNTFNTGAQLAMLEGSDRTCRFLEQASDFYRYNLSRTGQDTTLQEELALVDNYVYIMKVRFTSKFDFEKEIECADLRRRIPSMTLQPLVENCIRHGLADVSSGGKITLRVYSLTEGETETVCVTIADNGCGFPPQERQRLLSGNPGPVQKRPQDGTGGTGIGLDNVVTRLRTYYQTDDVFDIAEAAGGGTVFIIRIRNV, encoded by the coding sequence ATGAAAACGAGCATTCGCAGCAGACTTCTGAGATCGTTTTTTCTCTCTTTTTGCATCATGTGCGTTCTCATTCTGTACGTCGCGGTCATCGTGAGCGCGGTCGTACGTTCCGTCGCCGTTTCTTACAAGACGAATTCGGAATTGGACGCGTATTACGCGCTGCTCGCGCAGACGGAATTGTCGCTGGAATCATACATGAAACTGCGCACGTACGAAAGCATCGACAACTATTACAGCTTCCGCTCGAAACTCGAATCGCATCCGGCGATTCTCTGCGGCAAACCGTCCGTCGAACTGATCGGGCAAAAAGAATATTCCATACTGCGGTTTACCGAAAGTTTTATCGGATACGCGGATAAAGCCGTATACGCGCGCCGGGCAAACAAAAACCGCGAGGCGGACGGCAATTATATTCATGCGATGAAATCGTTTTCCCTGCTTACGGAAGCCGTCTCGGAGCTCAGCACGCTCTATTTCAGGAACAACATCACGCGCTACAATCAGCTGCTCGAAACCGTTTCGGACATAATGAAAAACTGTGCGAGCATCATACTGCTTATCATCGTGCTCAACACGGTGCTGATATACATGCTGGTTTCAAGAATCACGCAGCCGCTCGTCGAAATATCGGACGCCGCCCATCAGCTTGCCGAACGGAATTTCGACATTCCGCTGTTTTCATACGACAAGCAGGATGAAATCGGCAATATTTGCCGCGCGTTCAACCGTATGATCGTCAGCATCAGGGAATACATAGACACCATCTGGGAAAAAGCGATAAACGAAGCGGAACTGCGTGAGCGCGAATCGAAGATGACCGCCCTGTATCAGGACGCGCAGCTGAAAGCGCTGCAGGCGCAGATAAATCCCCACTTTTTGTTCAACACGTTCAATACCGGCGCACAGCTTGCGATGCTGGAAGGTTCTGACAGAACGTGCCGGTTCCTTGAGCAGGCTTCCGATTTTTACCGTTACAATTTGAGCCGGACCGGTCAGGACACGACGCTGCAGGAAGAACTCGCGCTGGTCGACAATTACGTTTACATCATGAAAGTCCGCTTCACCTCCAAATTCGATTTTGAAAAGGAAATAGAATGCGCCGATCTGCGGCGGCGCATACCGTCCATGACACTGCAGCCGTTAGTCGAAAACTGCATCCGGCACGGACTGGCGGACGTGTCGTCGGGCGGAAAGATAACGCTCCGCGTATATTCCCTAACTGAAGGCGAAACGGAAACGGTCTGCGTTACGATCGCCGACAACGGCTGCGGCTTTCCGCCGCAGGAACGGCAGCGCCTGCTCTCCGGAAATCCGGGACCGGTGCAGAAACGGCCGCAGGACGGAACGGGCGGAACCGGCATCGGCTTGGACAACGTCGTAACCCGGCTGCGCACGTACTATCAAACGGACGACGTGTTCGACATTGCCGAAGCCGCCGGCGGCGGTACGGTTTTTATCATAAGGATACGGAATGTATAA
- a CDS encoding substrate-binding domain-containing protein, which produces MKKYSGYILIFIAVLIAAVGCFTAYYTNIIIRTAGTAARSGDGGQRSYHLLVAGTREDADFLQKLYEGAARAAESYDAAVELLTPTTLAQNVSIQSLLDYAAYVCADGIIVYTEDENIVVTEPVTVRNTNVAVAVVGTDNEKNGGVYFIGADTAELGHTVARTILGVEPRPNIIYAIENTDKNKATVRKMLAAVRETFVPPYAPQIRILSGKNGAEPGGRNQRIRSEIAEMEAGSAVVCFSADDTVFAAQTVIDFNMTERITIIGLYENSETQKYLDRGIIHTVISVDAEEIGEQAVAALFRRNENGYEGLPAAPTIRVLNGANRR; this is translated from the coding sequence ATGAAAAAGTATTCCGGTTATATCCTCATATTCATCGCGGTCCTGATTGCCGCGGTAGGCTGCTTTACGGCGTATTACACGAACATCATCATACGAACGGCGGGAACCGCCGCGCGTTCCGGAGACGGCGGACAGCGCTCGTATCATCTGCTGGTCGCGGGAACACGGGAAGACGCGGATTTTCTGCAAAAACTGTACGAAGGAGCCGCCCGCGCCGCCGAATCGTACGACGCCGCAGTGGAATTGCTCACGCCTACAACGCTGGCACAGAACGTATCGATACAATCCCTGCTCGATTACGCGGCGTACGTCTGCGCCGACGGCATCATCGTTTATACGGAGGATGAAAACATCGTCGTTACCGAACCGGTTACCGTCCGGAACACGAACGTTGCAGTGGCAGTCGTCGGGACTGATAATGAAAAAAACGGCGGCGTTTATTTCATCGGCGCAGACACGGCCGAATTGGGGCACACCGTAGCGCGCACGATACTCGGCGTGGAGCCGCGCCCGAACATCATATATGCGATCGAAAACACGGACAAAAACAAAGCGACCGTCCGCAAAATGCTCGCCGCCGTGCGGGAAACGTTCGTTCCGCCGTACGCGCCGCAGATACGGATACTGAGCGGCAAAAACGGCGCGGAACCGGGCGGGCGGAACCAGCGGATACGGAGCGAAATCGCCGAAATGGAAGCCGGCAGCGCCGTCGTCTGCTTTTCGGCGGACGATACGGTCTTCGCCGCACAGACGGTGATCGATTTCAACATGACGGAGCGAATCACGATCATCGGCTTATATGAAAACAGTGAAACGCAAAAATACCTCGACCGGGGCATCATCCACACCGTGATTTCCGTAGACGCCGAAGAAATCGGCGAACAGGCGGTCGCCGCGCTGTTCCGCCGGAACGAGAACGGATACGAAGGCCTCCCCGCCGCGCCTACGATACGCGTGCTGAACGGAGCGAACCGACGATGA
- a CDS encoding AraC family transcriptional regulator — MEWFDRMNDAVSYIETHLTETVRYEEAARIACCSTFHFQRMFAYIAGVPLSEYIRRRKMSLAAVELQNGRKIIDVALAYGYESPTAFNRAFKSVHGMVPSAAKKRGVSVKSFPRITFQFSIKGDTVMEYRIETKGARRIVGVSCALDKDLEKNFAQVPKMWMKASLLGTVKKLAALQNDPELPGILGVSFCTGDDEWRYYIAAATDKSAPGKFETREIPAATWAIFSGEGPSQGIQELEKRIVTEWLPDSGWEYGSAPDIEVYLTPNPKHARYEVWIPVVKKVAD; from the coding sequence ATGGAGTGGTTTGACCGAATGAACGATGCCGTTTCGTATATCGAAACGCATCTGACCGAGACCGTCAGGTATGAGGAAGCGGCGCGGATTGCGTGCTGTTCGACTTTTCATTTTCAGCGGATGTTCGCGTATATTGCGGGAGTTCCTCTTTCCGAATATATCCGCCGCCGGAAAATGTCTTTGGCAGCCGTCGAGTTACAGAACGGCCGGAAAATCATCGACGTGGCGCTTGCGTACGGCTACGAGTCGCCGACGGCGTTCAACCGTGCGTTCAAAAGCGTTCACGGCATGGTTCCGTCGGCCGCCAAAAAACGCGGCGTATCGGTAAAATCGTTTCCCCGAATCACGTTTCAATTTTCCATAAAAGGAGACACCGTCATGGAATACAGAATCGAAACGAAGGGCGCGCGGCGAATCGTAGGCGTTTCGTGCGCACTGGACAAGGATTTGGAAAAAAACTTTGCGCAAGTTCCCAAAATGTGGATGAAAGCGTCTTTGCTCGGCACGGTGAAAAAGCTGGCGGCGCTGCAGAACGACCCTGAACTGCCCGGCATTTTGGGCGTCAGTTTTTGTACCGGCGACGACGAATGGCGGTATTACATCGCGGCCGCAACGGACAAGAGTGCGCCGGGAAAATTTGAAACGCGTGAAATTCCCGCCGCCACCTGGGCAATTTTTTCGGGGGAAGGTCCCAGTCAGGGAATTCAGGAACTTGAAAAACGTATCGTAACCGAATGGCTGCCGGATTCCGGCTGGGAATACGGTTCGGCGCCGGACATCGAAGTCTATCTGACGCCGAATCCCAAACACGCCCGGTACGAAGTGTGGATTCCCGTCGTAAAAAAAGTGGCCGACTGA
- a CDS encoding energy-coupling factor transporter transmembrane component T family protein, which translates to MASKPNPVMSFIPKNSVIHSLTGTTKLVFFLLFTFASMLTYDTRVLAGLLVVSFSLFSVSKISFREVRFVFWFMLIFLLLNNAFIFLFAPDQGTEIYGTRHVLFHIAWRYDVTAEQLFYHFNISLKYFVALPVALLFICTTNPSEFASSLNGVSVSYRIGYAVAIALRYIPDIQRDYRNISQAQQARGVELGKKVKLHARVKNSVAILLPLILSSISRTETIANAMELRGFGKKNKRTWYVRRPFARNDYAAIGFGVLLLAASLIITFHDGSRFWNPFA; encoded by the coding sequence GTGGCGTCTAAACCGAATCCGGTCATGTCTTTCATTCCGAAAAACAGCGTTATCCATTCGCTTACCGGAACGACCAAATTGGTGTTTTTTCTTCTATTTACATTCGCCAGTATGCTGACTTACGACACGCGCGTTCTTGCCGGATTGCTCGTCGTCAGTTTTTCCCTTTTTTCCGTAAGTAAAATCAGCTTCCGTGAAGTCAGATTCGTCTTTTGGTTTATGCTGATATTTTTATTGCTCAACAACGCGTTCATTTTTCTGTTCGCACCCGATCAGGGAACCGAAATTTACGGCACCAGACACGTGTTGTTTCACATCGCGTGGCGATACGATGTTACCGCCGAACAACTGTTTTATCATTTTAACATTTCACTGAAATATTTCGTCGCGCTGCCGGTGGCGCTGCTGTTCATTTGCACGACCAATCCGAGCGAATTCGCGTCCAGCCTGAACGGCGTCAGCGTCAGCTACCGCATAGGATACGCGGTAGCCATCGCGCTGCGTTATATTCCCGATATTCAGCGCGACTACCGCAACATAAGCCAAGCGCAGCAGGCGCGCGGCGTCGAATTGGGCAAAAAAGTCAAACTGCATGCCCGCGTCAAAAACTCCGTCGCCATTCTGCTGCCGCTTATCCTGTCGAGCATTTCACGAACGGAAACCATCGCGAACGCGATGGAACTGCGCGGGTTCGGCAAAAAAAACAAGCGCACCTGGTACGTGCGCCGACCGTTCGCCCGAAACGATTACGCTGCGATCGGATTCGGCGTGCTGCTTTTGGCGGCGAGTCTGATCATTACGTTTCACGACGGGTCGCGGTTTTGGAATCCGTTCGCCTGA
- a CDS encoding ABC transporter ATP-binding protein translates to MTPVISFRNYSFQYRAQSEPTLVDIDLDIFPGEKVLIAGPSGSGKSTLASCINGLVPFSFTGKSSGTLLVDGMEPENESIFALSKSVGTVLQDPDGQFIGLTVAEDIAFSLENDCVPQDAMRKTVLQAAQLVDIQSHLDFAPHALSGGQKQRVSLAGVMVDDVKILLFDEPLANLDPAAGKQTIELIDSIHEKTGATVVIIEHRLEDVLHRDVDRIILMNDGRIVADMSPDELLGTTLLAQTGIREPLYLTALRYAGVEITSQKKPQHLESMLLDAADTEKVRAWYESVPPAPIPPDRPELLKLDRVCFGYTAHRPAVRDVSLIVTKGEMTAVVGRNGAGKSTLCKLICGFETPDSGGISLYGRDLRGDTIRERARHIGYVMQNPNQMISKAMIFDEVALGLANSGLCEAEIRTRVEETLRVCALYPFRNWPISALSFGQKKRVTIASVLVMNPEIIILDEPTAGQDFRHYTEFMEFLRSVNERGVTVLLITHDMHLMLEYTQRAVVFNDGVQVGDKSAARVLCDLPLVEQAALKVTSLFTLASRCGITPPEAFVQRFIDYDREVRSRGV, encoded by the coding sequence ATGACACCGGTGATTTCTTTTCGGAATTACAGCTTCCAATACAGAGCCCAATCGGAGCCGACGCTCGTCGATATCGATTTGGATATATTTCCGGGAGAAAAGGTTCTCATCGCGGGTCCGAGCGGCAGCGGCAAAAGCACGCTCGCCAGCTGCATCAACGGACTGGTGCCGTTCAGTTTTACCGGAAAAAGCAGCGGCACGTTGCTGGTCGACGGTATGGAACCGGAAAACGAAAGCATCTTTGCGCTCAGCAAAAGCGTGGGTACGGTGCTGCAGGATCCCGACGGGCAGTTTATCGGATTGACCGTCGCTGAAGATATTGCGTTTTCACTGGAAAACGATTGCGTGCCGCAGGACGCGATGCGAAAAACGGTTCTGCAGGCGGCGCAGCTGGTCGATATTCAAAGTCATCTCGACTTTGCGCCGCACGCCCTTTCAGGCGGGCAAAAACAGCGCGTCAGCCTTGCAGGCGTTATGGTCGACGACGTAAAAATACTGCTGTTCGACGAGCCGCTGGCAAATCTGGACCCGGCCGCCGGGAAACAGACAATAGAACTGATCGATTCCATTCACGAAAAAACGGGAGCCACCGTAGTTATCATAGAACACCGGCTTGAAGACGTCCTGCATCGGGACGTAGACCGGATCATTTTAATGAACGACGGCCGGATAGTCGCCGACATGAGTCCCGACGAACTGCTCGGCACGACGCTGCTCGCGCAGACGGGCATCCGCGAACCGCTGTATCTGACCGCCCTGCGCTACGCGGGAGTCGAGATCACTTCCCAAAAAAAACCGCAACATTTGGAATCAATGCTGCTCGACGCGGCGGATACGGAAAAAGTCCGCGCATGGTACGAATCGGTACCGCCCGCGCCGATTCCGCCCGACCGGCCGGAACTGCTGAAGTTGGACCGCGTCTGCTTCGGATACACCGCGCACCGTCCGGCGGTACGGGACGTGTCGCTCATCGTTACGAAAGGCGAAATGACCGCAGTCGTCGGCCGAAACGGCGCGGGAAAAAGCACGCTGTGCAAACTGATCTGCGGATTTGAAACGCCCGACTCCGGCGGCATCAGCCTATACGGCAGAGATCTGCGCGGCGACACTATCCGCGAACGGGCGCGGCACATCGGCTACGTTATGCAGAACCCGAACCAGATGATAAGCAAAGCGATGATCTTCGACGAAGTGGCGCTCGGCCTTGCGAACAGCGGTCTTTGCGAAGCGGAAATACGCACGCGCGTGGAAGAAACGCTGCGCGTCTGCGCGCTGTATCCGTTCCGGAACTGGCCGATCAGCGCGCTCAGCTTCGGGCAGAAAAAACGGGTTACCATTGCGAGCGTCCTCGTCATGAATCCCGAAATCATCATTCTGGACGAACCGACGGCCGGACAGGATTTCAGGCATTACACGGAATTTATGGAATTCCTTCGCAGCGTGAACGAACGCGGCGTTACGGTGCTGCTGATCACGCACGACATGCATTTGATGCTCGAATACACGCAGCGTGCCGTCGTATTCAACGACGGCGTTCAAGTCGGCGACAAGTCGGCTGCCCGCGTTCTGTGCGATCTGCCGCTGGTGGAACAGGCTGCGCTTAAAGTAACCAGCTTGTTTACGCTCGCCTCGCGCTGCGGGATAACGCCGCCGGAAGCGTTCGTTCAGCGTTTTATCGATTACGACCGGGAGGTACGAAGCCGTGGCGTCTAA
- a CDS encoding ECF-type riboflavin transporter substrate-binding protein, producing the protein MGKMSIKTVVAVGIGAALFFVLGRFVAIPSGIPNTNISLQYAVLGLFAVLYGPIAGGLIGLIGHTLIDLSWGGSPWWSWVAASALVGVIVGLLTKRIQLSEGVFGKKGAVTYVLATLAAMIVCWIGVAPVLDVIIYAEPANKVFAQGTMACIANFLTAAIVGGLLLLAYSKTIAKSGSLKKD; encoded by the coding sequence ATGGGAAAAATGTCTATCAAGACGGTCGTCGCGGTCGGTATCGGAGCGGCGTTGTTTTTCGTGTTGGGACGCTTCGTAGCGATTCCGAGCGGCATTCCGAACACTAATATTTCGTTGCAGTACGCGGTGCTCGGTCTGTTCGCCGTATTGTACGGACCGATCGCCGGCGGACTGATAGGACTTATCGGTCACACGCTGATCGATTTGTCTTGGGGCGGCAGTCCCTGGTGGAGCTGGGTCGCCGCGTCGGCACTTGTCGGCGTCATCGTCGGCCTGCTCACCAAACGGATACAGCTGAGTGAAGGCGTGTTCGGTAAAAAAGGCGCCGTAACGTACGTACTGGCGACACTCGCAGCCATGATCGTCTGCTGGATCGGCGTTGCGCCGGTACTCGACGTCATCATTTACGCGGAGCCGGCGAACAAAGTGTTCGCACAGGGAACGATGGCCTGCATCGCGAACTTTCTCACTGCGGCGATCGTCGGCGGATTACTGCTGCTCGCCTACAGCAAAACGATCGCAAAAAGCGGTTCGCTGAAAAAAGACTGA
- a CDS encoding SAM hydrolase/SAM-dependent halogenase family protein, with protein sequence MKPLILQTDFGYADGAVSAMYGVAACVSDELRVFDLTHDIPQYDIWEASYRLIQTVSYWPEGSVFVSVVDPGVGSTRRSIVVRTANNQYIVTPDNGTLTHVRRMIGITDARVIDETANRLPGSGESYTFHGRDIYAYTGARLAAGVISFEQVGPAVPADSINELPVVEAIAESDHITGTIDVLDVRFGSLWTNIPRALFLKLGVAHGQRAEISIANETRTLYKNIVVYAKSFADVYVGEPLLYVNSLDNMALAINQGSFAKAYNIGTGITWKLSIRKAPKVIYE encoded by the coding sequence ATGAAACCTCTGATTTTGCAAACGGATTTCGGGTACGCGGACGGCGCGGTTTCGGCGATGTACGGTGTCGCCGCGTGCGTCAGCGATGAACTGCGCGTGTTCGATCTGACGCACGACATACCGCAATACGACATTTGGGAAGCGAGCTACCGCCTGATTCAAACCGTTTCTTATTGGCCGGAAGGCAGCGTGTTCGTGAGCGTCGTGGATCCCGGAGTCGGCAGCACCAGACGGAGCATCGTCGTGCGCACCGCGAACAATCAATACATAGTAACGCCGGACAACGGCACGCTTACCCACGTTCGGCGGATGATCGGCATTACCGACGCGCGCGTTATAGACGAAACGGCAAACCGGCTTCCCGGCAGCGGTGAAAGCTATACGTTTCACGGCCGCGACATTTACGCATATACGGGCGCGCGGCTCGCCGCCGGCGTCATTTCATTTGAACAGGTGGGCCCCGCCGTTCCGGCTGACAGCATAAACGAACTGCCGGTCGTGGAAGCGATTGCGGAAAGCGATCACATCACCGGTACGATCGACGTGCTCGACGTACGGTTCGGCAGTTTATGGACGAACATTCCGCGCGCCCTGTTTTTGAAACTCGGCGTCGCGCACGGACAGCGTGCCGAAATTTCCATCGCAAACGAAACGCGCACGCTGTATAAAAACATCGTCGTATACGCCAAAAGTTTCGCGGACGTCTACGTCGGCGAACCGCTTTTATACGTCAACAGTTTGGACAACATGGCGCTCGCCATCAATCAGGGAAGTTTTGCAAAAGCGTACAACATCGGCACGGGCATAACCTGGAAACTGTCGATCCGTAAAGCACCGAAAGTGATTTACGAATGA
- a CDS encoding bifunctional phosphoribosylaminoimidazolecarboxamide formyltransferase/inosine monophosphate cyclohydrolase produces the protein MKKRALISVFVKDGVLALAQFLHSQNWEILSTGGTAKYLTQNGVPVTDVSAVTGFPECLDGRVKTLHPKIHAGILAIRDNPAHMKAVAELGVEPIDLVCVNLYPFFEKVQAGLPFDETVEFIDIGGPTMIRAAAKNWQDVLVLTDPADYANAMAEIEAGKKDAVLHRRLAGKVFNLTSAYDAAVSRFMLNGLDDITDAGGAETFSSELPAYYDMPLVKAQTLRYGENAHQEAALYLTADKKGAFGGMEQLQGKELSYNNIRDLDVAWKAVSAFNRFAKNARSVSGTDYSSFDGAVCGKDAAGNKASPAGTAVTATFAAASASVFTVALKHNTPCGAALGATALESYKKTYDCDPVSIYGGIVGCSAVIDKSAAEEMVKCFLEVIVAPGFTDEALTVFSAKKNVRVVVARVPADEKWDCMAVDGGLLVQNRDNELFGKWDIVTKAKPVQRQIDEMAFGMTVAMFAKSNAILVVKDKMAIGIGCGQTNRIWAAEQALSRAKALTDAAGTSAAEVLISDAFFPFADCVEKAAEYGIKAIVQPGGSIRDQESIDACNKHGISMVFTGIRHFKH, from the coding sequence ATGAAAAAACGTGCTCTTATCAGCGTATTTGTTAAAGACGGCGTGCTTGCGTTGGCGCAGTTTCTGCACAGTCAGAACTGGGAAATCCTTTCGACCGGCGGAACGGCGAAGTATCTGACGCAGAACGGCGTTCCCGTTACCGACGTGAGCGCCGTAACCGGATTTCCCGAATGCCTCGACGGCCGCGTAAAAACGCTGCATCCGAAGATTCACGCGGGCATTCTGGCGATCCGTGACAATCCGGCGCATATGAAAGCCGTTGCCGAACTCGGCGTTGAACCGATCGATCTTGTCTGCGTAAACTTGTATCCGTTTTTTGAAAAAGTACAGGCGGGGCTGCCGTTCGATGAAACGGTTGAATTTATCGATATCGGCGGGCCGACGATGATCCGTGCCGCGGCGAAAAACTGGCAGGACGTGCTGGTGCTTACCGATCCGGCCGATTACGCGAACGCGATGGCCGAAATCGAAGCCGGCAAAAAAGACGCGGTGCTGCATCGCCGTCTTGCCGGAAAAGTGTTCAATCTGACAAGTGCGTACGACGCGGCCGTTTCACGTTTTATGCTGAACGGTCTCGACGATATTACGGATGCCGGCGGCGCCGAGACGTTTTCTTCCGAACTGCCCGCGTATTACGATATGCCGCTGGTCAAGGCGCAGACGCTGCGATACGGTGAAAACGCGCATCAGGAAGCGGCGCTGTATCTTACCGCAGACAAAAAAGGCGCGTTCGGCGGCATGGAGCAATTACAGGGAAAAGAACTTTCCTACAATAATATCCGCGATCTGGACGTTGCCTGGAAAGCCGTGTCCGCGTTCAATCGGTTTGCAAAAAACGCGCGGAGCGTGAGCGGTACGGACTATTCTTCGTTCGACGGAGCTGTCTGCGGAAAGGACGCCGCGGGAAACAAGGCTTCGCCCGCGGGGACTGCGGTAACGGCGACGTTTGCCGCCGCGTCGGCTTCGGTGTTCACCGTCGCGCTCAAACACAACACGCCGTGCGGCGCGGCGCTCGGTGCGACTGCGCTCGAATCGTATAAGAAAACGTACGATTGCGATCCCGTTTCCATTTACGGCGGAATCGTCGGCTGCAGCGCGGTGATCGATAAATCGGCTGCGGAAGAAATGGTAAAATGCTTTCTTGAAGTTATCGTCGCGCCCGGTTTTACGGACGAAGCGCTCACCGTTTTCAGTGCGAAAAAGAACGTCCGCGTCGTCGTCGCCCGCGTTCCCGCGGATGAAAAATGGGACTGCATGGCGGTGGACGGCGGCCTGCTCGTCCAGAACCGCGACAACGAACTGTTCGGCAAATGGGATATCGTGACGAAAGCGAAACCCGTTCAGCGGCAAATAGACGAAATGGCGTTCGGCATGACGGTCGCGATGTTTGCAAAATCGAACGCGATTCTGGTCGTTAAAGATAAAATGGCGATCGGCATCGGCTGCGGTCAGACGAACCGCATCTGGGCTGCCGAGCAGGCGCTCTCTCGCGCAAAAGCGCTGACCGACGCCGCCGGAACTTCCGCCGCGGAAGTCCTGATAAGCGACGCGTTCTTTCCGTTCGCCGACTGCGTGGAAAAAGCCGCGGAATACGGAATCAAGGCGATCGTTCAGCCCGGCGGTTCGATCCGTGATCAGGAATCGATCGACGCCTGCAATAAACACGGTATTTCGATGGTCTTTACCGGAATACGTCACTTCAAACATTAA
- a CDS encoding phospho-N-acetylmuramoyl-pentapeptide-transferase, which yields MLYHLASWLMPFFGPARLLQSHAVLIVVSLYFGFLATALLLPKLYRFLPHDRGREFTLTADAAKGKPTGAGSVFVTFFVLICVLVAPLDPLQLCMLVLTWFTMLTGFLDDRSVTSWGEYLKGALDLAICVAASVMLYLFISRGSADGRLHFWLPFISRNVIVAPWVYIAVSTVLLWMSINTTNCTDGVDGLSGTLVLIALITMGVIFYFILGHKEISAYLLVPHLADGAIWAVMTFALAGVLMGYLWHNAFPSSVLMGDAGSRALGFYIGVCVMVSGNPFLILATSSIIFVNGGMGLMKIFLMRFFRIRIFQTIRFPLHDHMRHNHHWSPTQVLVKFMIMQVLITIAFVGVFFKVR from the coding sequence GTGCTGTATCATCTGGCTTCATGGTTAATGCCGTTTTTCGGCCCGGCGCGACTGCTGCAGTCGCACGCGGTGCTTATCGTGGTTTCCCTCTATTTCGGTTTTTTGGCAACGGCGCTGCTGCTGCCGAAATTGTACCGTTTTTTGCCGCACGACCGCGGCCGGGAGTTTACGCTTACCGCGGACGCGGCTAAAGGGAAACCGACGGGTGCGGGATCCGTTTTCGTAACGTTTTTCGTCCTTATCTGCGTTCTGGTTGCGCCGCTTGATCCGCTGCAGCTGTGTATGCTCGTTCTGACGTGGTTTACGATGCTGACGGGTTTTTTGGACGACCGCAGCGTTACGAGTTGGGGCGAATATCTGAAAGGCGCGCTGGATCTGGCGATCTGCGTCGCCGCGTCGGTGATGCTGTATCTGTTTATCAGCCGCGGCAGTGCGGACGGCCGGCTGCATTTTTGGCTGCCGTTTATTTCCCGGAACGTCATAGTCGCGCCGTGGGTTTACATTGCGGTTTCCACCGTTTTGCTGTGGATGTCCATCAATACGACGAACTGCACGGACGGGGTGGACGGTCTTTCGGGAACGCTCGTGCTGATCGCGCTGATTACAATGGGCGTCATTTTTTATTTCATATTGGGACACAAAGAAATATCCGCGTATCTTTTGGTGCCGCATCTGGCGGACGGCGCCATTTGGGCGGTGATGACGTTTGCGCTTGCGGGCGTGCTTATGGGATATCTGTGGCACAACGCGTTTCCCAGTTCCGTTCTGATGGGAGACGCCGGAAGCCGGGCGCTCGGTTTTTACATCGGCGTATGCGTGATGGTTTCGGGAAATCCTTTTCTGATACTGGCGACGTCTTCCATTATATTCGTAAACGGCGGGATGGGGCTGATGAAAATTTTCCTGATGCGCTTTTTCAGAATCCGGATTTTTCAGACGATTCGTTTTCCGCTGCACGATCACATGCGCCACAACCATCATTGGTCGCCTACGCAGGTGCTCGTGAAATTCATGATCATGCAGGTGCTGATAACGATTGCCTTCGTCGGGGTATTCTTCAAAGTCCGATAA